In the genome of Cryptomeria japonica chromosome 8, Sugi_1.0, whole genome shotgun sequence, one region contains:
- the LOC131069279 gene encoding blue copper protein 1a-like: protein MATKSMVSIIMLASVLSIIVVNAAPIANVITVGDEKGWALGFDYQAWVQNKQFHVGDTLVFNYPKGAHNVIMVNGPEFQNCVKNPNLGILESGQDKIVLEAAGNMWFLCGVGEHCENGQKLKITVTENALPFPIPFPPAPSPAPQAAPAA from the exons ATGGCAACCAAATCTATGGTTTCTATTATTATGTTGGCCTCCGTATTGTCAATAATTGTCGTCAATGCTGCACCCATTGCCAACGTTATTACAGTCGGTGACGAGAAAGGGTGGGCACTTGGCTTTGACTACCAGGCGTGGGTACAAAATAAACAATTCCATGTTGGCGACACACTCG TGTTCAACTACCCAAAGGGTGCTCACAACGTGATAATGGTAAACGGCCCGGAATTCCAAAACTGCGTTAAAAACCCAAACTTGGGAATCTTAGAGAGCGGTCAGGATAAGATAGTATTGGAGGCCGCTGGAAATATGTGGTTCCTCTGCGGAGTGGGTGAGCATTGCGAAAATGGTCAGAAGCTCAAAATAACAGTTACTGAAAATGCTTTGCCTTTTCCGATTCCTTTTCCACCTGCACCATCACCAGCACCCCAAGCAGCACCAGCAGCATAA